The DNA segment CGTCTGCTCCCAGGCGGGGAGGGGACCGATCACCGAAGGGCCGACCACGTGGCCGAGGATGCCGAGTACGAAGATCGCCACTCCGGCAACGAAGCCGCCGCGGGCGTACCGGGTGTTGTCGATCCGGGACCGTTCCATGTCGAACGGTGGTCCAGTCGTGATAAAAAGTCCTGTGGCCTGACGTCGACGTTACTCCGGGCCTTCGATCGGCGGAACGACACCGCGGTTCCTGGGACGCGCTCGCCGCGTGACGTAGCAACGCACTTACGCGCGCCGCAGCTACTCCACCCATGTTCGGGGTCGTCACGCGCAACGCCGAGGAGTGCTCCTGGCCCGAGTTCGATCTGGCGTTCTACGAGTACAAGCAGGTCAGCGGTCGGGCGACCGAGCCGATCCCCGACGCGATCAACATGATCTCGTGTTTCGGCGACAACGCCGCCGCGGAGTCCTCGCCCGAGCTCGTCCCCGTCAACGAGGCGGGCGAGCGTGCCACCCGCGAGCGTCCCTACTTCGACTGGGCGTACGTCTGTCCGACCCACGAGGGCTACCGCGAGGGGCTGCTGGAGATGGTGAGCGAGGCCGCCGAGGCCAACGAGGACGTCCGTCTCGACGACGTCGGCTTCCCCCGCCAGGGCTACTGTTTCTGTGAGCGCTGCAACCGGCTGTTCGACGAGAGCGAGTTCGAGGATCGCCTCGAGTGGCGCGCCTCGGTGATCACCGAGTTCGTCGCCGAGGCCGCCGATCGGATCCCCGGTCGGACGTATCTCACGCTGTATCCCGACCCGTACCCGGGTCACCTCTACGAGCGCGCCGGTCTCTCGATCGACGAACTCGAGGAGCACGTCGACGAGTTCGTGATCCCGCTGTACGACATGGCC comes from the Halalkalicoccus sp. CG83 genome and includes:
- a CDS encoding DUF7860 family protein, with protein sequence MERSRIDNTRYARGGFVAGVAIFVLGILGHVVGPSVIGPLPAWEQTLFALMEGGGILLALCSPIVFAVVLPLIE